The Pseudomonas hefeiensis genomic sequence TTAGCAACCATGTAACCACTGCGCCCCACATCTTGCGCAAGAGCGCCAGAGTTTCGAATCGCCTGTTCAATTGTATCTATGCGCAGGTACACGGCGCCTGTCGTAGCGGCGAGTTCATTGGCGATAGTCGTTTTTCCGGTGCCGGGAAGGCCGCTGAAGACAATGAGCACTCCATGTCCTTCGATTAATCTCATAATCGCGGCCTCCCCCCCGCTTTCCCCTTTAATGAAGAACCCTGCGACTCTCCCCAATCCTGATCCTATCGAGCGCCCTGTTTAAAGCATCCAAGGCATCGAGCAGGGCTTTCGCCTCAGCTTCCCGACCGTCGCCCCAGAGACGTTCAGCCATTTTGTTCAGTGCCTGGATAGAACGTTCAATGTCAGCAGCCGTCACGACTTTGCTTTCCTGATGTTTCTTTGGCATTGATTCACTCTTCCTCGGGGCGTGCTTCATCAGCTTCAAGAAAAAACTGGGATCACCACCCGCCCCGGTCAACCAACACTAGTTAGCCAGGATCGATTACTTAGCTTTTGCGCTCTTGATGTCACTGATGATTTTCTGAGAAATAGCCTGAACCTGCTCTTGGGTCATCGCCGACATGACGCCTTCCCAAGCAGACGACGAGGTGTCATATGTCCGAGTTCCAATCAGGCGGCCTGATTTCAAGTCCGAATAATCTGCACTGGAATTGACCCACGCATTTCCCACCATGACCCCAGCTCCGTATCGCGCGCCTGGGGTGAGGTAACGGAAATTGGTCACATTGATCTTGATGCCGACGCCGTCCTTGCCCTCTTGGCTTAATGCCTGAGCCTCTGTAAGGCTGTAACCGGCGCGAGTCGCTTCGACTTGCAGGGCGTCATTCCACTCTTGCTTCAAGCGAGGCCAGTCTTCGTTTTGTTGAACCTTGTTATTGCCTTGAAAGTTTACAACCAGATTCTGCTTGGCTGACTCCTGAATGACGAGCGTTTCAGTCCCGCCGCTTTTTACAGAGGCAGCGCATCCGCTCAACATCAAAACAGCTACAGCGCAGGACAGCGCAATCGAAAGCTTGGGTGTGTTCATTGAATTTCCATATCCACAAAATCGATTGAGAGAGGCGTTGAATATTCCCGCCGAGCCAGATGAGCCCACACGCTGGACGCGCAGAATTTAGCACCATTGCGTCGCTGCTACGAGCCAAGGGCGAGGTCAGCAAAGCCTGAAGACAGGCCACGATTTTGAGTTCACTCATCATCAGATCGTGATCTGCTTCCGTTTTCTTCCCCTCCCCAGCACCCTGAATCGAGAATACGGGGGGATGACCGACATCAGCATCTTGACTTCCAGTATCCAACTGGATACGGTCCAATCATGAATTATCTCATCCAGCAAACGCAGACGTTCACTGCTTGGCATTCATCGGTCCGTGATCTGCGAGCAAAAATCGCTATCGCCCGTCGCATTGATCGCGCCGCAGCAGGTAACTTGGGCGATGTGAAACCTGTTGGTGATGGTATTTCAGAGTTGCGTGTGGATGTAGGCGCTGGCTACCGGGTCTATTTCACCATGCGCGGTGGAGTGGTCATCGTGCTACTGGCGGGTGGTGACAAGTCTTCACAGAGTGCTGATATCCGGCGAGCGAAGAAATTGGCAAAGGAGATTTGAGCATGAGCCAACACCTGACGACATTTGACATGGCGGCACTTCTCGATAGCGACGAAGCAATCAGCGAATACCTTTCTCAGGTGCTGGCTGATGGTGATAGCGAGGAGTTTCTCCGAGCGATCGGCTATGTGGCCAAGGCCCGCGGCATGGCGCAGATCGCTAAAGACTCTGGCATGGGGCGAGAAAGCTTGTACAAGGCGTTCGCCCCCGGATCAAAGCCGAGATTCGATACTGTACTTAAAGTCATTCATGCGCTAGGCATTGATCTTCATGCGCAGCCTGGGCATGCAGTTAATCATTCACCAGCCTGAAGAGCGGATTAGACACCGGGAATAAACCGCGATTTTGAGTTCGCCTTGTAAATCGGACCGGCTCAGAATCGTAGCCTACCTCTGTTCTCCTCTTATGAAACGGGCGGCTTATAAGCCGCCCGTCTTCATCATTTCGCCGCCTGCGCCCGCAATCGTCTTCCAATCACATCCATGACATCACAACCATCGCGTAACGAGGTGGTCAGCAATTTACAAAAATCAGTCAGCACCACCGTGTCTGAGTTGATGTCCGAGCGAAACGCGATATTTTCCAAGACTTGGGTCACGGTGCGGATGCGGTAGTCGGCGGTTTCGAAAAGGACGTCTAGAGGCGCTTCGGTGTCGATGAGCAGGGTTGCGGGGATGAAGTCGATGCCGGTGATGGGCATGTATCGGGTCATGAGCAGTACCTTCATTCAATTGATAAGGAGCAGGAGCTTCTGCGCTTCATTCAATCGAGTCGCCAAACCCGAATCGCCATCTGGGCGACAGAGAGACAATAAGTTGCACATCCAGATGCTGCAATGCACTGGTTTCCGAGGTTTGTGTAGGAATTTGCGTCAATACCCTCGCGGCGCTCGTTCGAGCCTTCATAAGCCGTAGCGAAGGGAAGTGGGGAAACTCACCGCGGAATAACCCACCAGCGGCGAGTTGACTTGAGCTTGACGCTTATCGTCGCCATAACCCTCTCCAGTGCCGCGACACAATTTTCTGATGCGCGAAAGGTGTCGAAACCTATGAATTGAGAATTCGCGATTCCACCCACTCGTCTACAATCCAAAACTCTTCCAAAGGACTTGAATCAATGAATTTCAGGTGCATTCTGTTGGTGCTCGCGGTCGCTTCAGCGTCGGGATGCGGGACGATCAATACGACCTTTCGGGATGAGGCTGTGGCTAGCGGTAAACTGGCTCGCTGGCATTCCCACTGTGACTCGGTTCCACGAATCTATAGCGGTGCAGTTTTTGATTACTGCACACTGGATGCGGAGCCACGGCAAAACACTGGTTTCAATGGACACCCCGCCCCAGCACTTATTGTACTCGACATGGGCCTCTCAGCTGTCGCGGACACTCTCTTATTGCCTTACTCCGTCTATTTGCAAAACAAGCACGGCGATATCAGGAAAGCGCGTTTCGAATAGCAAGGCAAGCTGGTCACGGGCGGACCATTTGGAGCTGTCCCGGCTTCGCATAATTGAGAAAGCGCACCCCGACTTACTT encodes the following:
- a CDS encoding type II toxin-antitoxin system RelE/ParE family toxin, producing the protein MNYLIQQTQTFTAWHSSVRDLRAKIAIARRIDRAAAGNLGDVKPVGDGISELRVDVGAGYRVYFTMRGGVVIVLLAGGDKSSQSADIRRAKKLAKEI
- a CDS encoding addiction module antidote protein, with the translated sequence MSQHLTTFDMAALLDSDEAISEYLSQVLADGDSEEFLRAIGYVAKARGMAQIAKDSGMGRESLYKAFAPGSKPRFDTVLKVIHALGIDLHAQPGHAVNHSPA
- a CDS encoding YceK/YidQ family lipoprotein; the protein is MNFRCILLVLAVASASGCGTINTTFRDEAVASGKLARWHSHCDSVPRIYSGAVFDYCTLDAEPRQNTGFNGHPAPALIVLDMGLSAVADTLLLPYSVYLQNKHGDIRKARFE